The Salvelinus sp. IW2-2015 linkage group LG8, ASM291031v2, whole genome shotgun sequence genome window below encodes:
- the LOC111967815 gene encoding LOW QUALITY PROTEIN: chymotrypsin-like elastase family member 2A (The sequence of the model RefSeq protein was modified relative to this genomic sequence to represent the inferred CDS: inserted 1 base in 1 codon) yields MVDVPGSPLLSLLLLLCVSPLPAATYTLTPGRQAQHKVLHLDWPKDCGTAHYKPNMXERIVFGNEARPHSWPWQSPYRQMCVFCVSQVRPRGSKHYIHVCGGTLIHKNWVLTAAHCFQKGKAEDAGSWRIVLGKHQLKRSETPEKAIPVKRIYRHEHFRYPMHSELDYDIALVKAATDIVPTNHIRYACLPRKQISLKPGQYCWVTGWGDTRGGKENVSLAEALNQARLPIIDIKTCRQKKFWGDRVRDSMICAGFRDTEGPPAACQGDSGGPLLCQLGRDRWEVHGVVSFGPIGCTVENKPSVFTRTANYIPWIEATRIRDIFMH; encoded by the exons ATGGTTGATGTTCCAGGATCTCCGCTCctatctctgctgctgctgctgtgtgtgtcgCCTCTGCCTGCCGCCACATACACCCTGACCCCTGGCAGACAGGCCCAGCACAAAGTCCTGCACCTGG ACTGGCCTAAGGACTGTGGCACGGCCCACTATAAACCTAACA GTGAACGGATCGTCTTCGGAAACGAGGCCAGACCTCACTCCTGGCCATGGCAGTCTCCCTACAG GcaaatgtgtgtgttctgtgtgtctcaGGTTCGTCCCAGAGGCAGTAAGCACTACATCCATGTCTGTGGAGGAACTCTCATCCACAAGAACTGGGTCCTCACTGCTGCTCACTGCTTCCAGAA GGGTAAAGCCGAGGATGCTGGGAGTTGGAGGATTGTCCTGGGGAAGCACCAGCTGAAACGTTCCGAAACACCCGAGAAGGCTATCCCGGTGAAGAGGATATATCGTCACGAGCACTTCCGTTACCCCATGCACAGCGAGTTGGATTACGATATCGCCCTGGTCAAGGCTGCCACCGACATCGTGCCCACCAACCACATACGCTATGCATGCCTGCCGCGCAAACAGATCAGCCTGAAGCCAGGACAATACTGCTGGGTGACCGGCTGGGGAGACACTCGGG GTGGGAAGGAGAACGTGTCTCTGGCTGAGGCTCTGAACCAGGCCCGTCTGCCCATCATCGACATCAAGACCTGCCGTCAGAAGAAGTTCTGGGGAGACCGCGTCAGGGACTCCATGATCTGTGCCGGCTTCAGAGACACAGAAGGACCACCTGCTGCCTGCCAG GGTGACTCGGGCGGTCCTCTGCTGTGCCAGTTGGGGCGCGACAGGTGGGAGGTGCACGGTGTGGTGAGCTTTGGCCCCATTGGCTGCACCGTGGAGAACAAGCCCAGCGTGTTCACCCGCACCGCCAATTACATCCCTTGGATCGAGGCTACGCGCATCAGAGACATCTTCATGCACTAG